A single region of the Salvia splendens isolate huo1 chromosome 18, SspV2, whole genome shotgun sequence genome encodes:
- the LOC121777178 gene encoding zinc finger CCCH domain-containing protein 44-like → MENIEALLAAVAAQTQGFGDDDDDDEMGNSAASAASRPVPAPGRAIGGGKRRRGRPPKPQHAAKPPPPPKRRKVEDEEDDVCFICLNGGSLVLCDRKGCPKAYHPACIKRDEAFFQSTAKWNCGWHICSACQKASSFMCYTCTNSWCKSCIKNEEFVRVRGNKGFCSTCIKPIMLIENKEQATDDLIIVDFDDELSWEYLFKMYWLLLKEKLSLTFDEINQAKNPWKVVATVACKPQCDNVFPVSVSGEVSPSNKTTKHLELNKPRVDINFVPHDCLRTSSNVDHIEKLLSNKEEMRSQCDKDTLKPNMDKVTVQHDGLKTSINGDHIEKLHTNKEEMGSQCNSNDTLKPNMDKVTNQTNTEKATDDSIIKKNLDSLSPVKDANMPCISQNMNTRESDKIAVDSEWASKELLEFVAHMKNGDTQAIAQSDIQILVLDYIKRNNLRDPRWKSHIICDQRLKSLFGKSRVGHIEMLKLLEFHFLMKDDSLKSSFIPAGSVSSVENDVESNGKMFVLAMPASSRKRKSCKKGEDKGQKHDSNEYAAVDVYNIRLIYMRRNLVEKLLDDHENFNNKVIGSIVRIRISTNDHKTQIHRLVQVVGTSRVSEPYRIGNRTADAMLEVLNLDKKEVVSIDGISNQEFTEEECGRLRQSIRCGLVKHFTVGEVQTKAVALQSVRVNNWLEAEILRLNHLRDRASERGYTKELLECVKELQLLKSPEERRRRIAEVPEIHADPKMNPNYDSEEDDRSVGDSKKDEYVRPSHFRFPQNAQKTSSNKKGKEERYTEAKEKIIENTDTNGSSSGRNEQATQRSDLETSTATVCTGNSPSAETEKLWHYRDPNGKIQGPFSMMQLRKWNTTSLFPPHMRIWTNHEQYNSLLLTDALSGKLHVPSDLSRARSSGLHGKRPPDGINVREETSGTSRDGNKQAEATGILKVGDSSSSSRPQCWDLLKDSNSSVDDVKVHTFPPPSSPGMIPAALTDQFQGEDDPNRSSQTEEKNSVGLTESPMTRELEEDRSGKPSEENLRPLNINLSSNGIESAPVLEPSSSCKPAEDVNVLFLPSPTPEIENQPFVSADVPAQNSGVLELLSPPNSNNGNEGAEATQTKPDGFVSLPMSNSGPVCNGSIQLPEVADEWCGYSPTPARPSIQEWDPASIPASPSKHPEVKIDTMDTMPPDSASHPTSNMPDWHAMMNEPFEFIDLGENSVSDLLAEVDAMESQGALCSPTSAIKFAREFLLDDCIDDCSSSIEEFSSVLEPQKGNVLSSTSDVNLSPQSSEPSKQSGTSPVDAFDFFRRSCNSSASSEGETNAPVHCSDAGSEIHPPTPTYVNQVITGAAVAPGTGSEKSDPGWGTMQGNIGNINLVTVQGNVNLVLGEPSQGMANLGWGTNVGPAWPNSSTNRSPRDGSLLWDGQRKYSGERFNSPRERGGYQGGGEGGYGNGRSRQPWGRPPYGGGSGGYSRPLPKGQRICRFYEGGHCKKGAFCDYLHP, encoded by the exons ATGGAGAATATTGAGGCTTTGCTAGCTGCTGTAGCAGCTCAGACGCAAGGGTTTGGCGACGACGATGACGACGATGAGATGGGGAATTCCGCTGCATCGGCGGCCAGTCGACCGGTTCCGGCTCCGGGGCGGGCGATCGGCGGGGGGAAGCGGAGGAGAGGGCGGCCGCCGAAGCCACAGCACGCGGCGAAGCCTCCTCCGCCGCCTAAGCGGCGGAAGGTTGAGGATGAGGAAGACGATGTGTGCTTTATCTGTTTGAATGGTGGTTCTTTGGTGCTCTGCGATCGCAA GGGATGTCCAAAGGCATATCATCCGGCTTGTATTAAGCGAGACGAGGCATTTTTCCAGTCGACGGCAAAGTGGAACTGCG GGTGGCACATATGCAGTGCATGTCAAAAGGCTTCTTCCTTCATGTGCTACACTTGCACCAATTCGTGGTGCAAGTCATGTATTAAGAATGAAGAGTTTGTGCGTGTTAGAGGAAACAAAGGGTTTTGCTCGACATGCATCAAACCCATCATGCTTATCGAGAATAAGGAGCAAGCAACCGATGACTTG ATTATAGTTGATTTTGATGACGAACTTAGCTGGGAGTATCTTTTCAAAATGTATTGGCTACTCTTAAAAGAGAAGCTATCGTTAACATTTGATGAGATTAATCAAGCTAAAAACCCCTGGAAAGTTGTGGCTACAGTGGCTTGCAAACCACAGTGTGATAATGTGTTTCCTGTGTCTGTTAGTGGAGAAGTTTCTCCGTCAAATAAGACTACCAAACACTTGGAGCTGAACAAGCCCCGTGTAGATATTAATTTTGTTCCGCATGATTGTTTGAGGACTTCAAGCAATGTTGACCACATCGAGAAACTACTCAGCAACAAGGAGGAAATGAGGTCACAGTGCGACAAAGATACTTTGAAGCCAAACATGGACAAAGTCACGGTGCAACATGATGGTTTGAAGACTTCAATCAATGGTGACCACATCGAGAAACTGCACACCAACAAGGAGGAAATGGGGTCACAGTGCAACAGCAATGATACTTTGAAGCCAAACATGGACAAAGTCACTAACCAGACGAACACTGAAAAAGCAACCGACGACTCAATCATCAAGAAAAACCTAGATAGTTTGAGCCCTGTCAAAGATGCCAACATGCCATGCATCTCCCAGAACATGAACACCAGAGAGTCGGACAAGATTGCAGTTGACAGTGAATGGGCGTCCAAAGAACTCTTGGAGTTTGTTGCACACATGAAGAATGGTGATACACAAGCTATAGCACAATCTGATATTCAAATACTAGTACTTGACTACATAAAGAGAAACAACCTACGGGATCCCCGCTGGAAGAGTCATATTATATGTGATCAAAGGCTAAAAAGTTTATTTGGAAAGTCACGTGTTGGTCACATTGAAATGCTGAAGCTTcttgaatttcattttctcaTGAAGGATGATTCTCTTAAAAGTTCTTTCATTCCTGCTGGATCTGTTAGTTCTGTAGAAAATGATGTGGAGAGTAATGGTAAAATGTTTGTATTGGCGATGCCGGCTAGCAGCAGAAAGCGAAAAAGTTGTAAAAAGGGCGAAGACAAAGGGCAGAAGCATGATTCCAATGAATATGCTGCAGTTGATGTCTATAACATTAGATTGATCTATATGCGCCGCAATTTGGTGGAGAAACTTTTGGATGATCATGAGAATTTCAATAATAAGGTTATTGGTTCTATTGTAAGGATTAGAATATCAACTAATGATCATAAGACTCAAATTCACAGGCTTGTCCAAGTTGTAG GGACTAGTAGGGTGTCTGAGCCTTATAGAATTGGAAACAGGACAGCAGATGCCATGCTTGAAGTTTTGAATTTAGACAAGAAAGAAGTGGTGTCAATTGATGGCATTTCAAATCAAGAGTTTACTGAG GAAGAATGCGGAAGGCTTCGTCAAAGCATCAGATGCGGTCTTGTGAAACATTTTACTGTT GGTGAGGTGCAAACGAAAGCTGTGGCGCTTCAGTCAGTCCGGGTCAATAAT TGGCTGGAAGCAGAGATATTGAGACTAAATCATCTTAGAGATCGAGCTAGCGAGAGGGGGTATACGAAAGA GCTTCTAGAATGTGTGAAGGAATTGCAGCTTCTCAAATCCCCTGAGGAGCGAAGACGCCGAATTGCTGAAGTTCCAGAGATACATGCTGATCCAAAAATGAATCCAAATTATGATTCTGAAGAAGATGACAGAAGTGTTGGCGATAGTAAAAAAG ATGAATATGTGAGGCCAAGCCACTTTCGATTTCCTCAAAATGCACAAAAGACAAGCTCCAATAAGAAAG GTAAAGAAGAGCGATATACTGAGGCGAAGGAAAAAATAATAGAGAATACAGATACAAATGGATCAAGTAGTGGCAGGAATGAGCAGGCCACGCAAAGATCTGATTTAGAGACATCTACTGCAACTGTCTGCACGGGAAACTCACCGTCTGCAGAAACTGAGAAACTGTGGCATTATCGCGATCCCAATGGTAAGATTCAAGGACCATTTTCCATGATGCAGCTTCGGAAGTGGAATACAACCAGTCTTTTTCCACCTCATATGAGGATATGGACGAATCATGAGCAATACAACTCGTTACTTCTCACTGATGCACTGAGCGGGAAACTCCATGTACCATCAGATTTGTCACGTGCACGGTCTTCAGGTCTGCATGGAAAGAGGCCTCCCGATGGAATTAATGTAAGGGAAGAAACCAGCGGGACCAGTAGAGATGGTAATAAACAAGCAGAGGCTACTGGAATTCTGAAGGTGGGCGACTCGAGCTCCTCTAGCCGGCCACAATGTTGGGATTTGCTCAAAGATAGTAATTCTAGTGTCGATGATGTCAAAGTGCATACTTTTCCTCCTCCGTCAAGCCCTGGAATGATACCTGCAGCTTTGACTGATCAATTCCAGGGGGAAGATGATCCCAACAGGAGTTCACAAACTGAAGAAAAGAACTCAGTTGGGCTAACTGAAAGTCCTATGACTAGAGAGCTCGAGGAGGATCGATCAGGCAAACCTTCTGAAGAGAATTTGAGAcctttaaatattaatttgagCTCAAATGGTATCGAATCTGCGCCTGTGTTAGAGCCATCCAGCTCATGTAAACCAGCTGAGGATGTAAATGTCTTGTTTCTCCCAAGTCCTACGCCTGAGATTGAAAACCAGCCGTTTGTATCTGCAGATGTCCCTGCCCAGAACTCTGGTGTTTTGGAGCTGCTAAGTCCACCAAACTCTAACAATGGAAATGAGGGAGCTGAGGCAACTCAGACCAAACCAGATGGGTTTGTAAGTCTCCCCATGTCGAACTCAGGGCCAGTCTGTAACGGTAGCATCCAACTTCCAGAAGTAGCCGATGAATGGTGTGGATATTCTCCGACGCCTGCAAGACCATCAATCCAGGAATGGGATCCGGCCTCCATCCCTGCATCTCCTTCGAAACATCCCGAAGTTAAGATTGATACTATGGACACCATGCCACCAGATTCTGCGTCCCATCCGACGTCGAACATGCCTGACTGGCATGCGATGATGAATGAGCCGTTCGAGTTCATTGATTTAGGGGAAAATTCGGTGTCAGACTTGTTAGCTGAAGTCGATGCAATGGAATCGCAAGGCGCATTGTGTTCGCCCACTTCAGCTATCAAATTTGCTAGGGAATTTCTCTTAGATGATTGTATAGATGATTGCTCTAGTTCAATCGAGGAATTCAGCTCGGTGCTGGAACCTCAAAAAGGCAATGTCTTGAGCTCCACCAGCGACGTGAATTTGAGTCCCCAGTCATCCGAGCCGAGCAAGCAGAGCGGGACGTCTCCAGTCGACGCCTTCGATTTCTTCCGGAGGTCATGTAACTCGTCTGCAAGCAGTGAGGGGGAGACGAACGCTCCTGTCCATTGCAGCGACGCTGGTTCGGAGATTCACCCCCCGACACCGACCTACGTGAATCAAGTGATCACCGGTGCAGCCGTGGCTCCTGGGACGGGGTCCGAAAAATCGGACCCTGGATGGGGTACAATGCAGGGGAACATTGGTAACATAAACCTGGTGACAGTGCAAGGTAATGTTAACCTTGTCCTCGGAGAGCCTAGCCAGGGAATGGCGAACCTTGGGTGGGGAACGAACGTGGGACCCGCATGGCCAAACTCTAGTACCAACCGCAGCCCAAGGGATGGAAGCTTGCTGTGGGACGGGCAACGGAAATACAGCGGTGAGAGGTTCAATAGTCCTAGAGAACGGGGTGGGTACCAAGGTGGTGGTGAAGGAGGGTACGGGAACGGGAGGAGTCGACAACCATGGGGTCGGCCGCCATATGGAGGTGGCAGTGGTGGATATTCGCGGCCGCTGCCGAAAGGGCAGAGGATATGTAGATTCTACGAGGGTGGTCACTGTAAAAAGGGGGCTTTCTGCGACTACCTGCATCCATGA